DNA sequence from the Ruminococcus albus 7 = DSM 20455 genome:
CCTACAGATACCGAGCAGGAAGATTCTTTGTGTACAACCTGTTCGGCAAAGATACCGCAACACGTTCATTTGCAGATATCAGCGAGGTTTACAGCGATAATCGTTTCATTATCGGCTATATTTTTGATGGTGATATAAAGGAATGATTTGACAATTAATGTATGATATGATACAATAATAGTATACGTTATCAGGAGGTAATAGAAATGGCAGAAGTTAAAATTTCAGAAAGCATAGTATACATAGGTGCTGACGATAAGGACATTGATCTTTTTGAAAGTCAGTATGATGTACCTAACGGTATGGCTTACAATTCGTATGCAATACTCGATGACAAGGTTTGTATCATGGATACTGCCGACAAGCGCGTAAGTGATGTATGGCTTGCAAATGTTAAAAAGGCTCTTGGCGGAAGAAAGGCTGACTATCTTGTTGTACAGCACGTTGAGCCCGATCATTCGGGAAATATCGCAAAGCTCATGGAAGAGTATCCCGATATGAAGGTGGTGGGTAATGCAAAGACCTTCACTATGCTGGGACAGTTCTTTGATATACCGGGTATCGGATCGCGTTCGGTGATCGTCAAGGAGGGCGATACGCTCGAGCTTGGCAGCCACACACTTAAATTCTTTATGACACCTATGGTACACTGGCCTGAGGTAATGATGACCTTTGAGATCAGTGAAGGTGCATTCTTCTCGGCAGATGCTTTCGGTAAGTTCGGAACTCTCGATACTGACGAGGACTGGGCTTGCGAGGCAAGAAGATACTATTTCAATATCGTAGGCAAGTACGGCGCACAGGTACAGGCTGTTCTCAAAAAGGCAGCTGCGCTTGATATAAAAATGATACTTCCCCTCCACGGTCCGATACTGACCGAAAATCTGGACTACTATGTAGGCCTTTACAATACATGGTCAAGCTACGAACCTGAGAACAAGGGCATATTCATCGCTTGTGCTTCTATTCACGGCAACACTCTCGCAGCTGCTGAAAAGCTGAAGGAGATGCTGGAGGCAAGGGGAGCTGAAAAGGTATCACTCTCTGATATAACCCGTGATGATCAGGCAGAGGCAGTCGAGGACGCATTCCGTTATGACAGACTTGTGCTCATGTCGTCATCCTATGACGGCGGCGTGTTCCCTCCTATGGAGGAACTGCTAATGCACCTGCGTGACAAGACTTACAGAAACAGAAAGGTAGCGATAGTAGAAAACGGCTCATGGGCACCCTCTGCAGCAAGGGTCATCAAGGGATATGTTGAAAAATTCAAGGATATCACATTGATCGAACCTGTTGTTACTATAAAGTCAGCACTTAATGCTGAAAGTGAAAAAGCACTGGCTGAACTTGCAGATGCTCTGACAGCAGAGTAAAAGATAATGATACAGCGGTTCGCAGCACACGGACCGCTGTTTTTGAGTCTTTCGTCAATAGGTATAAAACATAATTATTAAATATAAGTAAACAATCGTTGTTAGGTTATTATTTTGATATATAGATTATTTGCCTGATATAGTTTTTTGTGAAAAAGTTGTATTATATATTCAAGGTAAATGTTGGGAATAAATAACCGTGTGAACATTATCACGATAGTTCATATTATTATGGAGGATATCTACATGAATAAAATATCAGCTTCATTATTTGCATTTGTTATTGCAATTTCTGCAACTGCTTGCGGTGATACAAAAGCAAGTGAGTCAAAAAAACAAGTATCGTCAGCAGCCGAAAGTACTGTATCCGATGAGGAAGAGATCTCTGCTGATGACAGCCCGTATACAGTTCGGGCTGATTTTTCTAAGGGAGCTTCGGATGCATTTATCTGTTCGGACGGCTGGTCGAATGGTTCACCGTTTGACTGTAAGTGGAAAGGCTCTAACGTTTCTTTTGAGGATGGTCTGATGAAGCTGACTATCGACAGTATCATCGAGGATGAATACAATGCAGCTGAGTACCGTTCAAATTGTTTCTACGGATACGGACTTTACGAGGTATGCATGAAGCCTATCAGGAATGTTGGCGTTGTTTCCTCATTCTTCACATATACAGGTCCGTCAGACAGCAATCCCTGGGATGAGATAGATATCGAATTTCTCGGCAAGGATACCACAAAGGTGCAGTTCAATTACTATACCAACGGCAAGGGCGGTCATGAATATTTGTTTGATCTCGGTTTTGATGCAGCTGAGGAGTTCCATACCT
Encoded proteins:
- a CDS encoding FprA family A-type flavoprotein, producing MAEVKISESIVYIGADDKDIDLFESQYDVPNGMAYNSYAILDDKVCIMDTADKRVSDVWLANVKKALGGRKADYLVVQHVEPDHSGNIAKLMEEYPDMKVVGNAKTFTMLGQFFDIPGIGSRSVIVKEGDTLELGSHTLKFFMTPMVHWPEVMMTFEISEGAFFSADAFGKFGTLDTDEDWACEARRYYFNIVGKYGAQVQAVLKKAAALDIKMILPLHGPILTENLDYYVGLYNTWSSYEPENKGIFIACASIHGNTLAAAEKLKEMLEARGAEKVSLSDITRDDQAEAVEDAFRYDRLVLMSSSYDGGVFPPMEELLMHLRDKTYRNRKVAIVENGSWAPSAARVIKGYVEKFKDITLIEPVVTIKSALNAESEKALAELADALTAE